The following coding sequences are from one Epinephelus fuscoguttatus linkage group LG5, E.fuscoguttatus.final_Chr_v1 window:
- the vaspb gene encoding vasodilator-stimulated phosphoprotein isoform X2, whose product MSESSICQARATVMIYDDGNKKWIPAGAGPQSFSRVQIYHNPTNNAFRVVGRKMQTDQQVVINCPIVRGLKYNQATPNFHQWRDARQVWGLNFGSKEDAALFASGMAHALEVLNSMADAGYATLPRPVTNGPTPEELEQQRRLEQQRLEQQERERQERERQERERQERERLERERQAAAVPIPPAPPLAPGGPAPPPAPPPPPGPPPGLSIPPPPGPPPSGPPPAPPLPAAGGGGGSGGGGGLAGGGLAAALAGAKLRKVSKEEGGSAAPIGRADSSRSSNSSIGGGGGGGDLMGEMSAILARRRKAADTGEKPPTKTQENDDSEPQGQSDTLRRPWEKSSMIRNNSIPKSMDSTPSLSQGHRPKPAGGNSNSNDAGGADDSDLEKMKQEILEEVRKELQKVKDEIIGAFIQELQKRST is encoded by the exons TGAGTCAAGTATTTGCCAGGCTCGGGCCACTGTGATGATCTATGACGATGGCAACAAGAAGTGGATACCGGCAGGGGCTGGACCCCAGTCCTTCAGCAGAGTCCAGATCTATCACAACCCCACCAACAATGCCTTCAGGGTAGTGGGACGCAAGATGCAGACAGACCAGCAG GTGGTTATAAACTGTCCAATCGTGAGAGGTCTTAAGTATAATCAGGCAACACCCAATTTCCACCAGTGGCGAGATGCCCGGCAGGTGTGGGGGCTCAACTTTGGCAGCAAGGAGGATGCTGCTCTATTTGCCAGTGGCATGGCTCATGCTCTGGAGGTGCTCAACTCCATGGCAGACGCAG GCTATGCAACCCTCCCACGCCCGGTGACAAATGGACCTACTCCAGAAGAGCTTGAACAACAGCGGAG gtTGGAGCAGCAGAGGCTGGAACAGCAGGAACGGGAGCgacaggagagagaaagacaggagcGGGAACGGCAGGAAAGAGAGCGactggagagagaaagacaagctGCTGCAG TCCCTATTCCTCCAGCTCCGCCACTGGCCCCTGGAGGCCCTGCTCCTCCACCGGCCCCTCCTCCGCCCCCTGGTCCTCCCCCAGGTCTCAGCATCCCTCCCCCACCAGGACCACCTCCCTCAGGACCTCCGCCGGCCCCACCCCTGcctgctgcaggaggaggtggtggcagtggaggaggagggggactAGCAGGAGGAGGCTTGGCAGCTGCCTTAGCAGGAGCTAAACTCCGCAAAGTATCCAAG gaggagggaggctcTGCAGCTCCAATAGGCAGAGCTGACTCCAGCCGCAGCAGCAACTCCTCtattggaggaggaggaggaggaggagatttGATGGGTGAAATGAGTGCCATCTTAGCACGAAG GAGAAAAGCTGCAGACACTGGAGAGAAGCCACCTACGAAGACACAAGAGAAT GATGATTCAGAGCCTCAAGGTCAAAGTG ACACTCTGAGAAGACCTTGGGAGAAATCGTCTATGATCAG GAATAACTCCATCCCCAAGAGCATGGACTCCACCCCCTCATTGTCCCAAGGTCACAG GCCGAAGCCTGCAGGTGGCAACAGCAACAGTAATGATGCAGGTGGAGCGGATGACTCAGATTTAGAGAAAATGAAACAG GAGATCCTGGAGGAGGTGCGAAAAGAGCTACAAAAAGTCAAGGATGAAATTATTGGAG cCTTTATTCAGGAGCTACAAAAGAGAAGCACATAG
- the vaspb gene encoding vasodilator-stimulated phosphoprotein isoform X3 encodes MSESSICQARATVMIYDDGNKKWIPAGAGPQSFSRVQIYHNPTNNAFRVVGRKMQTDQQVVINCPIVRGLKYNQATPNFHQWRDARQVWGLNFGSKEDAALFASGMAHALEVLNSMADAGYATLPRPVTNGPTPEELEQQRRLEQQRLEQQERERQERERQERERQERERLERERQAAAVPIPPAPPLAPGGPAPPPAPPPPPGPPPGLSIPPPPGPPPSGPPPAPPLPAAGGGGGSGGGGGLAGGGLAAALAGAKLRKVSKQEEGGSAAPIGRADSSRSSNSSIGGGGGGGDLMGEMSAILARRRKAADTGEKPPTKTQENDDSEPQGQSDTLRRPWEKSSMIRPKPAGGNSNSNDAGGADDSDLEKMKQEILEEVRKELQKVKDEIIGAFIQELQKRST; translated from the exons TGAGTCAAGTATTTGCCAGGCTCGGGCCACTGTGATGATCTATGACGATGGCAACAAGAAGTGGATACCGGCAGGGGCTGGACCCCAGTCCTTCAGCAGAGTCCAGATCTATCACAACCCCACCAACAATGCCTTCAGGGTAGTGGGACGCAAGATGCAGACAGACCAGCAG GTGGTTATAAACTGTCCAATCGTGAGAGGTCTTAAGTATAATCAGGCAACACCCAATTTCCACCAGTGGCGAGATGCCCGGCAGGTGTGGGGGCTCAACTTTGGCAGCAAGGAGGATGCTGCTCTATTTGCCAGTGGCATGGCTCATGCTCTGGAGGTGCTCAACTCCATGGCAGACGCAG GCTATGCAACCCTCCCACGCCCGGTGACAAATGGACCTACTCCAGAAGAGCTTGAACAACAGCGGAG gtTGGAGCAGCAGAGGCTGGAACAGCAGGAACGGGAGCgacaggagagagaaagacaggagcGGGAACGGCAGGAAAGAGAGCGactggagagagaaagacaagctGCTGCAG TCCCTATTCCTCCAGCTCCGCCACTGGCCCCTGGAGGCCCTGCTCCTCCACCGGCCCCTCCTCCGCCCCCTGGTCCTCCCCCAGGTCTCAGCATCCCTCCCCCACCAGGACCACCTCCCTCAGGACCTCCGCCGGCCCCACCCCTGcctgctgcaggaggaggtggtggcagtggaggaggagggggactAGCAGGAGGAGGCTTGGCAGCTGCCTTAGCAGGAGCTAAACTCCGCAAAGTATCCAAG caggaggagggaggctcTGCAGCTCCAATAGGCAGAGCTGACTCCAGCCGCAGCAGCAACTCCTCtattggaggaggaggaggaggaggagatttGATGGGTGAAATGAGTGCCATCTTAGCACGAAG GAGAAAAGCTGCAGACACTGGAGAGAAGCCACCTACGAAGACACAAGAGAAT GATGATTCAGAGCCTCAAGGTCAAAGTG ACACTCTGAGAAGACCTTGGGAGAAATCGTCTATGATCAG GCCGAAGCCTGCAGGTGGCAACAGCAACAGTAATGATGCAGGTGGAGCGGATGACTCAGATTTAGAGAAAATGAAACAG GAGATCCTGGAGGAGGTGCGAAAAGAGCTACAAAAAGTCAAGGATGAAATTATTGGAG cCTTTATTCAGGAGCTACAAAAGAGAAGCACATAG
- the vaspb gene encoding vasodilator-stimulated phosphoprotein isoform X1, with product MSESSICQARATVMIYDDGNKKWIPAGAGPQSFSRVQIYHNPTNNAFRVVGRKMQTDQQVVINCPIVRGLKYNQATPNFHQWRDARQVWGLNFGSKEDAALFASGMAHALEVLNSMADAGYATLPRPVTNGPTPEELEQQRRLEQQRLEQQERERQERERQERERQERERLERERQAAAVPIPPAPPLAPGGPAPPPAPPPPPGPPPGLSIPPPPGPPPSGPPPAPPLPAAGGGGGSGGGGGLAGGGLAAALAGAKLRKVSKQEEGGSAAPIGRADSSRSSNSSIGGGGGGGDLMGEMSAILARRRKAADTGEKPPTKTQENDDSEPQGQSDTLRRPWEKSSMIRNNSIPKSMDSTPSLSQGHRPKPAGGNSNSNDAGGADDSDLEKMKQEILEEVRKELQKVKDEIIGAFIQELQKRST from the exons TGAGTCAAGTATTTGCCAGGCTCGGGCCACTGTGATGATCTATGACGATGGCAACAAGAAGTGGATACCGGCAGGGGCTGGACCCCAGTCCTTCAGCAGAGTCCAGATCTATCACAACCCCACCAACAATGCCTTCAGGGTAGTGGGACGCAAGATGCAGACAGACCAGCAG GTGGTTATAAACTGTCCAATCGTGAGAGGTCTTAAGTATAATCAGGCAACACCCAATTTCCACCAGTGGCGAGATGCCCGGCAGGTGTGGGGGCTCAACTTTGGCAGCAAGGAGGATGCTGCTCTATTTGCCAGTGGCATGGCTCATGCTCTGGAGGTGCTCAACTCCATGGCAGACGCAG GCTATGCAACCCTCCCACGCCCGGTGACAAATGGACCTACTCCAGAAGAGCTTGAACAACAGCGGAG gtTGGAGCAGCAGAGGCTGGAACAGCAGGAACGGGAGCgacaggagagagaaagacaggagcGGGAACGGCAGGAAAGAGAGCGactggagagagaaagacaagctGCTGCAG TCCCTATTCCTCCAGCTCCGCCACTGGCCCCTGGAGGCCCTGCTCCTCCACCGGCCCCTCCTCCGCCCCCTGGTCCTCCCCCAGGTCTCAGCATCCCTCCCCCACCAGGACCACCTCCCTCAGGACCTCCGCCGGCCCCACCCCTGcctgctgcaggaggaggtggtggcagtggaggaggagggggactAGCAGGAGGAGGCTTGGCAGCTGCCTTAGCAGGAGCTAAACTCCGCAAAGTATCCAAG caggaggagggaggctcTGCAGCTCCAATAGGCAGAGCTGACTCCAGCCGCAGCAGCAACTCCTCtattggaggaggaggaggaggaggagatttGATGGGTGAAATGAGTGCCATCTTAGCACGAAG GAGAAAAGCTGCAGACACTGGAGAGAAGCCACCTACGAAGACACAAGAGAAT GATGATTCAGAGCCTCAAGGTCAAAGTG ACACTCTGAGAAGACCTTGGGAGAAATCGTCTATGATCAG GAATAACTCCATCCCCAAGAGCATGGACTCCACCCCCTCATTGTCCCAAGGTCACAG GCCGAAGCCTGCAGGTGGCAACAGCAACAGTAATGATGCAGGTGGAGCGGATGACTCAGATTTAGAGAAAATGAAACAG GAGATCCTGGAGGAGGTGCGAAAAGAGCTACAAAAAGTCAAGGATGAAATTATTGGAG cCTTTATTCAGGAGCTACAAAAGAGAAGCACATAG